From the Lolium rigidum isolate FL_2022 chromosome 2, APGP_CSIRO_Lrig_0.1, whole genome shotgun sequence genome, one window contains:
- the LOC124692908 gene encoding AP-2 complex subunit mu gives MPVAASAIYFLNLRGDVLINRLYRDDVGGNMVDAFRMHIMQTKELGTCPVRQIGGCSFLYMRISNVYIVIVVSSNANVSCAFKFVVEAVALFKSYFGGTFDEDAIRNNFVLIYELLDEIMDFGYPQNLSPEILKLYITQEGVRSPFSSKPSDKPVPNATLQVTGAVGWRREGLVYKKNEVFLDIVESVNLLMSSKGSVLRCDVTGKILMKCFLSGMPDLKLGLNDKIGLEKEAQLKSRPSKSGKTIELDDVTFHQCVNLTRFNSEKTVSFVPPDGEFELMKYRITEGVNLPFRVLPTIKELGRTRMEINVKVKSVFGAKMFALGVVVKVPVPKQTAKTSFQTTSGKAKYNASIDSLVWKIRKFPGQTEATMSAEVELISTMGEKKLANRPPIQMEFQVPMFTASGLRVRFLKVWEKSGYNTVEWVRYITRAGSYEIRC, from the exons ATGCCGGTGGCGGCGTCCGCCATCTACTTCCTCAACCTTCGAGGGGACGTCCTCATCAACCGCCTCTACCGCGACGATGTCGG GGGCAATATGGTTGATGCATTCAGGATGCACATTATGCAAACAAAAGAACTTGGTACATGCCCTGTTCGGCAAATAGGAGGCTGTTCCTTCCTTTACATGAGGATCAGTAATGTTTATATTGTTATCGTGGTTAGCAGCAATGCTAATGTTTCTTGTGCTTTCAAGTTTGTTGTGGAG GCAGTGGCGCTATTCAAGTCCTACTTTGGTGGAACTTTTGATGAAGATGCTATCAGAAATAACTTTGTGTTAATCTATGAACTTCTTGATG AGATTATGGACTTCGGTTATCCTCAGAATCTCTCACCTGAAATTTTGAAGTTATATATAACTCAAGAAGGTGTTAGGTCGCCATTTTCCTCCAAG CCTTCTGATAAGCCTGTTCCAAATGCCACCTTGCAAGTCACGGGTGCTGTTGGTTGGAGAAGAGAGGGCCTTGTGTACAAGAAGAATGAG GTTTTCTTGGACATTGTTGAGAGTGTAAACCTTCTTATGTCTTCTAAAG GGAGTGTTCTACGATGTGACGTTACAGGCAAGATTCTTATGAAGTGCTTCCTTTCTGGAATGCCTGATCTTAAGTTGGGATTAAATGATAAGATTGGACTTGAGAAGGAAGCCCAACTGAAGTCTAGGCCTTCAAAGAG TGGAAAGACCATAGAACTCGATGATGTCACATTCCACCAGTGCGTCAACCTAACAAGATTTAATTCAGAGAAAACAGTCAGCTTTGTACCACCAGATGGTGAATTCGAATTGATGAA ATATCGAATCACGGAGGGCGTAAATCTTCCATTCCGGGTTCTGCCCACAATTAAGGAGTTGGGCCGGACACGCATGGAGATTAATGTGAAA GTTAAGAGTGTTTTTGGTGCCAAGATGTTTGCACTTGGTGTTGTGGTCAAAGTCCCAGTTCCAAAGCAAACAGCAAAGACGAGTTTCCAAACAACATCTGGCAAAGCCAAATATAATGCTTCAATTGATTCCCTTGTGTGGAA GATCAGGAAATTCCCTGGACAGACCGAGGCAACGATGAGTGCAGAAGTTGAGCTGATCTCTACGATGGGGGAAAAGAAGTTGGCGAACAGGCCACCGATTCAGATGGAATTCCAG GTTCCGATGTTCACTGCTTCTGGTCTGCGTGTTCGGTTCCTCAAG gTGTGGGAGAAGAGTGGTTACAACACCGTTGAGTGGGTTCGCTACATCACGAGGGCTGGATCATACGAGATAAGGTGTTAG